In Mycolicibacter virginiensis, the DNA window GCAGACGGTGTCGGCGATTCCGTCGACCCGGTCACGGATGCGCGCGGCCACCTGTGCCGGCGTACCGCATGCGGCGATGGTGTGCAGGATCTCGTCGGTGATCCGGGCACCCATCTGCGCCCATTGGCCCTGCTTGGACAGCGCGTTGAGTTCGGGCTGCAGATCCTGCCAGCCGTGCGCGGCCAGCACCGGCGCATACGCCGGAGTCGACGCATAGAAGCCGAGCAACATCCGGGCAGCGGCTTCGGCGGCCTCCCGCTCGGCGTCGGTGGCGCCGGTGGCCACGATGATCTCCGGCACGACTCTGAAATCCTCGGCGCGGCGTCCGGCTTGGGCAAGCCCCGCACGCACCGCGGACATGGTGCTCTCATGCAGGAATCGCTTGGTGGAGAACGGCATCACCAACAGGCCGTCGGCGTGCGCGGCGGCCGCGCGGGTCAGGCGCGGCCCCAGCGCCCCGACATAGATGGGCGGTGGGCCGTACGGGTTCGGGCCCGGGCTGAACGTCGGCGTCATGAGGGTGTGCCGGTAATAGTCGCCCCGAAAATCCAAGCGGGCGCCGGTGTTCCAGGATTCGAAGATCGCCCGCAGCGCCGCAACAAGTTCGACCATGCGGTCCACCGGGCGATCGAAGGCGGCGCCGAATCGCTTCTCGATCTGGGCACGCACTTGGGTGCCCAGCCCCAGGGCGAATCGCCCGCCACTGAGCAACTGGTGATCGTTGGCCTGGTGCGCCAAATGGATCGGGTTGCGGGGGAACGCGATCGCGACGTTGGTCATCAGGTCCAGGCCGCCCACCCCGGCGGCCAGCGTCAGCGGCGCGAACACATCGTGCGGGCCTTCGAAGGTGAAGACCCCGCTGACCCCGGCGTCACGCAGCTCGCGCGCCTGATCGACGACACCGGTCAGTCCGCTGAGGGCAGTGAGTACTTTCAACGCGATTCCGCAGCCTTACGAACTGATCTCGGAACCGACTGCCAAGCCGCCCGCGGATCCGGTGGCCAGATCCACCAGGTCGCGAAGCTCCCGGTTCACCACTGCAGGGTGTTCGAGGATCGAGCAGTGTCCCCCGCTGACCTCGACGAACCGGGCGAGATTGGGTGCGGTGTCGGCGATCCGCTGTGATGCCCGCAGCGGCAACAGCCGGTCCCGGGTGCTGCCGATGACCAAGGTGGGCACGGTCAGACCATCGAGGTTGATGAAGGATGCCGGGCCGAGCGCGTCGATAAGCGCCCGCACCCAGTGGCCGCGGCTGGCGGCCGGCGTCTTGGCGAACAGGTCGCAGATCAACGAGGTGACCCACGGATCGGCCGCACCGCCGACAGCGAGCATGTGCACGAATCGCCGCACCGCCAGGTTCGCCGGGCCGACGATCGGCACGTTGCCAAACGCCAGCAACCCGCGACGCGCTGCCTGCACCCGGGCCCGCTGTAGGGGCGGTGGCACCTGGAACAGTTCGACCTCGGCCAGCAGGTTGCCGATGGTGGTGTTGATCAGCGCTACCGCATCGGCACGCTCATGCACCTGGTGCCGGTAGCGGTCCGACCAGGAACTGATCGCAATGCCGCCCATCGAGTGTCCGGCGATGACCGCACGCTCCCCCGGCGCCAGGGTGGCCTCAAG includes these proteins:
- a CDS encoding TIGR03617 family F420-dependent LLM class oxidoreductase produces the protein MKVLTALSGLTGVVDQARELRDAGVSGVFTFEGPHDVFAPLTLAAGVGGLDLMTNVAIAFPRNPIHLAHQANDHQLLSGGRFALGLGTQVRAQIEKRFGAAFDRPVDRMVELVAALRAIFESWNTGARLDFRGDYYRHTLMTPTFSPGPNPYGPPPIYVGALGPRLTRAAAAHADGLLVMPFSTKRFLHESTMSAVRAGLAQAGRRAEDFRVVPEIIVATGATDAEREAAEAAARMLLGFYASTPAYAPVLAAHGWQDLQPELNALSKQGQWAQMGARITDEILHTIAACGTPAQVAARIRDRVDGIADTVCVYQAAPIAPAVVGAIVSELA
- a CDS encoding alpha/beta fold hydrolase, giving the protein MSAQRSSRRRSVGKFPAELPPARTIAVRAADGTKLHTQVFGPADGYPIVLAHGITCAIGVWGQQIADLSADHRVIAYDHRGHGRSGVPKRGGYSLTHLASDLDSVLEATLAPGERAVIAGHSMGGIAISSWSDRYRHQVHERADAVALINTTIGNLLAEVELFQVPPPLQRARVQAARRGLLAFGNVPIVGPANLAVRRFVHMLAVGGAADPWVTSLICDLFAKTPAASRGHWVRALIDALGPASFINLDGLTVPTLVIGSTRDRLLPLRASQRIADTAPNLARFVEVSGGHCSILEHPAVVNRELRDLVDLATGSAGGLAVGSEISS